A region of Rhodospirillales bacterium DNA encodes the following proteins:
- a CDS encoding glutathione S-transferase, protein MLKIYGRANSINVQKALWAADECGLAYERIDVGGAFGGNDQPWYRAMNPNGVVPTIDDNGYTLWESNSIVRYFSATHAAGTLWPVDARRRGDAERWMDWQLTVVQAGMTTLFWGLVRTPPEKRDLAAIEKARVDTAALWSRLDAHLAERPYVAGDSFTMGDIPAGAMCYRWLNLPFERGDLPPHVHLRAWYARLLERPAYARHVAIPMT, encoded by the coding sequence ATGCTGAAGATCTACGGGCGCGCCAACTCGATCAACGTGCAGAAGGCGCTGTGGGCTGCCGACGAGTGCGGGCTGGCCTACGAGCGGATCGACGTCGGCGGCGCCTTCGGCGGCAACGACCAGCCGTGGTACCGCGCCATGAACCCCAACGGCGTCGTGCCGACGATCGACGACAACGGCTACACGCTGTGGGAGTCCAACTCGATCGTGCGCTATTTCTCCGCGACGCACGCCGCCGGCACGTTGTGGCCGGTCGACGCGAGGCGGCGCGGCGACGCCGAGCGCTGGATGGACTGGCAGCTCACCGTCGTGCAGGCCGGCATGACGACGCTGTTCTGGGGCCTGGTCCGCACGCCGCCTGAGAAGCGCGACCTCGCCGCGATCGAGAAGGCCCGCGTCGACACCGCGGCGCTGTGGTCGCGGCTCGACGCGCACCTCGCCGAACGCCCCTACGTCGCCGGCGACAGCTTCACCATGGGCGACATCCCGGCCGGCGCGATGTGCTACCGCTGGCTCAACCTGCCGTTCGAGCGCGGCGACCTGCCGCCGCACGTCCATCTGCGGGCGTGGTACGCGCGGCTGCTGGAGCGTCCCGCCTACGCCAGGCACGTCGCCATCCCGATGACCTGA